A genome region from Deltaproteobacteria bacterium includes the following:
- a CDS encoding trehalose-6-phosphate synthase, producing the protein MPKRAGSELVVVSNRLPVTAQRGREDEWDLSPGGLVSALGPVLRKRSSTWVGWPGRGASAPRRLESQGIQLRPVALSRSQVERYYDGFSNRTLWPLYHDAVRPPQYQRPWWAAYVEVNRIFAAVATEEAASGAIVWVHDYHLQLVPLMIREQRPDLRIGFFLHIPFPPQELFAQLPWRRQILEGLLGADVVGFQTVVGARNFSVLCRRYAGAEGARDELRLHGHASRFGAFPISIDTARFERVAESPEVIRMAAGIRARLGHPRRVLLGVDRLDYTKGIDVRLLAFEELLREKRLDPRQCVLVQVAVPSREEVEDYQALRSEVERLVGSINGEFGEVGRAPVHYLHRSFSLPELVALYRTADVMLVTPVRDGMNLVAKEYVASRVDERGVLMLSEMTGAAHELRGASQVNPYDVEGLKDAMVEAVGMPEAEQERRMVALRRIVARHDVHAWARSFLAGLER; encoded by the coding sequence GTGCCGAAACGAGCGGGTAGCGAGCTGGTGGTGGTCTCGAATCGGCTTCCGGTGACCGCGCAGCGCGGCCGCGAGGACGAGTGGGACCTGAGCCCGGGCGGCCTGGTCTCCGCCCTCGGACCGGTCCTCCGCAAGCGTTCGAGCACCTGGGTCGGCTGGCCCGGCCGCGGCGCGAGCGCGCCGCGCCGACTCGAGAGCCAGGGGATCCAGCTCCGTCCGGTAGCGCTCTCGCGCAGCCAGGTCGAGCGCTACTACGACGGCTTCTCCAATCGCACGCTCTGGCCGCTCTACCACGACGCCGTGCGGCCTCCCCAGTACCAACGGCCCTGGTGGGCCGCCTACGTCGAGGTGAACCGGATCTTCGCCGCGGTCGCGACCGAGGAGGCTGCCTCCGGCGCGATCGTCTGGGTGCACGACTACCACCTCCAGCTCGTGCCCCTCATGATCCGCGAGCAGCGGCCGGACCTGCGCATCGGCTTCTTCCTCCACATCCCCTTCCCACCCCAGGAGCTCTTCGCGCAGCTTCCGTGGCGGCGCCAGATCCTGGAGGGTCTGCTGGGCGCCGACGTCGTAGGCTTCCAGACCGTCGTCGGCGCACGCAACTTCTCGGTGCTGTGCCGGCGCTACGCGGGTGCCGAGGGGGCGCGCGACGAGCTGCGCCTCCACGGCCACGCGAGCCGCTTCGGGGCCTTCCCGATCTCGATCGACACGGCCCGCTTCGAGCGCGTCGCCGAGAGCCCCGAGGTGATCCGGATGGCCGCCGGGATCCGCGCCCGGCTCGGGCACCCCCGGCGCGTGCTGCTCGGCGTCGACCGGCTCGACTACACGAAGGGCATCGACGTGCGGCTGCTGGCCTTCGAGGAGCTCCTGCGCGAGAAGCGCCTGGATCCGCGCCAGTGCGTGCTGGTCCAGGTGGCCGTCCCGAGCCGCGAGGAGGTGGAGGACTACCAGGCGCTGCGCAGCGAGGTCGAGCGGCTGGTGGGCTCGATCAACGGGGAGTTCGGCGAGGTGGGCCGCGCCCCCGTCCACTATCTGCACCGCAGCTTCTCGCTCCCCGAGCTGGTCGCCCTGTACCGGACCGCCGACGTGATGCTGGTCACACCGGTGCGCGACGGCATGAACCTGGTCGCGAAGGAGTACGTGGCCTCCCGCGTCGACGAGCGCGGCGTGCTGATGCTGTCGGAGATGACGGGTGCGGCGCACGAGCTGCGCGGCGCGTCCCAGGTGAACCCCTACGACGTCGAGGGGCTCAAGGACGCGATGGTGGAGGCGGTCGGGATGCCCGAGGCGGAGCAGGAGCGGCGCATGGTGGCGCTGCGCCGGATCGTCGCGCGGCACGACGTCCACGCCTGGGCGCGCTCCTTCCTGGCCGGGCTCGAGCGATGA
- a CDS encoding sigma-54 dependent transcriptional regulator, protein MTRLRSVLVVDDDAAMRDLVLSLLDDEGIRGVGAASADEALERLADLDCDAVVSDIRMPGRSGIELLAEIRERRPETPVILMTAFGSIDSAVQAVRAGAADYITKPFQKDALLVTLEKAFERRALEEENRRLRRALDRTSSFGDLIGTSAAMREIFALIRKIADGRSSVLITGESGTGKEVVARTIHFSSARASRPFVPINCTAIPEGLLESELFGHVKGAFTGAHVTKRGLFEQASGGTLFLDEIGDMGLGLQGKLLRVLQDREVRPVGGTTSAKVDVRIIAATNRDLHAEIEAGRFRRDLFYRLNVIPIEIPPLRERTDDIPPLASACLERHADGRALRLTPAAMERLKHCRWEGNARELENVIERAIALCEGPEIGPEDLPLPDAAIGPEGPAEDPGGFVRQALDKQLTLAELDDLYIDQVLGYTRGNKVQAARILGINRRTLYRRGERRGRAPGGGFVP, encoded by the coding sequence ATGACCCGCCTCCGGTCCGTCCTGGTCGTCGACGACGACGCCGCCATGCGCGACCTCGTGCTCTCCCTCCTCGACGACGAGGGGATCCGGGGCGTCGGCGCCGCCAGCGCCGACGAGGCGCTAGAGCGCCTCGCCGACCTCGACTGCGACGCGGTCGTCTCCGACATCCGCATGCCGGGGCGCTCGGGCATCGAGCTGCTCGCCGAGATCCGCGAGCGCCGGCCCGAGACGCCGGTGATCCTGATGACCGCCTTCGGGAGCATCGACTCGGCCGTCCAGGCCGTGCGCGCCGGCGCCGCCGACTACATCACCAAGCCCTTCCAGAAGGACGCCCTGCTCGTCACGCTCGAGAAGGCCTTCGAGCGACGGGCGCTCGAGGAGGAGAACCGGCGGCTGCGCCGCGCGCTCGACCGCACCTCGTCGTTCGGCGACCTGATCGGGACGAGCGCCGCCATGCGCGAGATCTTCGCGCTGATCCGCAAGATCGCCGACGGGCGCAGCTCGGTCCTGATCACCGGCGAGAGCGGCACCGGCAAGGAGGTGGTGGCCCGCACGATCCACTTCTCGAGCGCCCGAGCGAGCCGGCCCTTCGTCCCGATCAACTGCACCGCGATCCCGGAGGGCCTGCTCGAGAGCGAGCTCTTCGGCCACGTGAAGGGCGCCTTCACCGGAGCCCACGTGACCAAGCGCGGCCTCTTCGAGCAGGCGAGCGGCGGGACGCTCTTCCTCGACGAGATCGGCGACATGGGGCTCGGCCTGCAGGGCAAGCTCCTGCGCGTGCTCCAGGACCGCGAGGTGCGCCCGGTGGGTGGCACCACGTCGGCGAAGGTGGACGTCCGCATCATCGCCGCCACCAACCGCGACCTGCACGCCGAGATCGAGGCCGGCCGGTTCCGGCGCGACCTCTTCTACCGGCTCAACGTGATCCCGATCGAGATCCCGCCGCTGCGCGAGCGCACCGACGACATCCCCCCGCTCGCGAGCGCCTGCCTCGAGCGCCATGCCGACGGCCGCGCGCTCCGGCTCACGCCCGCCGCGATGGAGCGGCTCAAGCACTGCCGCTGGGAGGGCAATGCGCGGGAGCTCGAGAACGTGATCGAGCGTGCGATCGCGCTCTGCGAGGGACCCGAGATCGGTCCCGAGGACCTGCCGCTGCCGGACGCCGCGATCGGGCCCGAGGGACCCGCCGAAGACCCGGGTGGCTTCGTCCGCCAGGCCCTCGACAAGCAGCTGACGCTCGCCGAGCTCGACGACCTCTACATCGACCAGGTGCTCGGGTACACGCGCGGCAACAAGGTCCAGGCCGCACGCATCCTCGGCATCAACCGCCGCACGCTCTATCGCCGCGGCGAGCGGCGCGGCCGCGCGCCCGGCGGCGGGTTCG
- a CDS encoding alpha/beta fold hydrolase, producing the protein MAEPTLHYARTRDGWRLALHHRAPARGGHGAALLLCHGMGSNRFNMDGPGRASLARHLQALGWDVWVLELRGAGLSRRRLRFPRASYGWTFEDYVQHDVPAAVSLVRQLTGQERLLWVGHSLGGMIAYAAMMTPLADAFAGAVTLASPGMTDIGHEALDRWIALRRLLRFAPARLPARCAARAGSPLAGAIARTVPTLVRDWLWHPDNLDLDVVRFMMRHGVEDLPRSLLIEFARWYDAKRMSDRYRIFSFGDHLERVRVPMLVIAGARDRLTPPADLARLVERLGSSDKTFWVAGHASGLAHEYSHVDLVLGRHAPDEIYPVVAAWLADHAPGAAGRS; encoded by the coding sequence ATGGCCGAACCCACCCTGCACTACGCCCGCACGCGTGACGGCTGGCGGCTGGCCCTGCACCACCGCGCGCCGGCGCGCGGCGGCCACGGCGCGGCGCTCCTGCTGTGTCACGGCATGGGCTCGAACCGCTTCAACATGGACGGGCCCGGCCGGGCGAGCCTCGCGCGCCATCTCCAGGCCCTGGGCTGGGACGTGTGGGTGCTCGAGCTGCGTGGCGCGGGCCTGTCGCGGCGCCGGCTGCGCTTCCCGCGCGCGAGCTACGGCTGGACCTTCGAAGACTACGTCCAACACGACGTGCCGGCCGCGGTCTCGCTGGTGCGACAGCTCACCGGCCAGGAGCGGCTCCTGTGGGTCGGCCACTCGCTCGGCGGGATGATCGCGTACGCCGCGATGATGACGCCCCTCGCCGATGCCTTCGCCGGCGCCGTCACGCTCGCGTCGCCGGGCATGACCGACATCGGCCACGAGGCGCTCGACCGCTGGATCGCGCTGCGCCGGCTCTTGCGCTTTGCGCCGGCGCGGCTTCCTGCGCGCTGCGCGGCGCGGGCCGGCTCGCCCCTCGCCGGCGCGATCGCCCGCACCGTACCGACGCTGGTTCGCGACTGGCTCTGGCACCCCGACAACCTCGACCTCGACGTGGTGCGCTTCATGATGCGACACGGGGTCGAGGACCTGCCCCGCTCGCTGCTGATCGAATTCGCCCGCTGGTACGACGCCAAACGCATGAGCGACCGCTACCGGATCTTCAGCTTCGGCGACCATCTCGAGCGGGTCCGCGTGCCGATGCTGGTGATCGCCGGCGCCCGGGACCGGCTGACGCCACCCGCAGATCTGGCTCGCCTGGTCGAGCGACTGGGCTCGAGCGACAAGACCTTCTGGGTGGCAGGGCACGCGTCCGGCCTCGCCCACGAGTACAGCCACGTCGATCTCGTGCTCGGCCGCCACGCGCCCGACGAGATCTACCCCGTCGTGGCCGCCTGGCTCGCCGACCACGCACCGGGAGCCGCGGGCCGGTCCTGA
- a CDS encoding CBS domain-containing protein, translating into MAIADYCQRDVRTIDARDTLRAAAVRMAEEGVGCLVGLLGSHPRAIVTDRDLALRVLRDGLDPDTTRVVDAFGTDPLVMHETSSLRAAAALMRRRSVRRIPIVNADEELVGILSSDDILRLVASELAGVAAAAAAQAPVERSPGRPGPAPEGK; encoded by the coding sequence GTGGCGATCGCCGACTACTGCCAGCGCGACGTCCGCACGATCGACGCGCGCGACACGCTGCGCGCCGCCGCCGTGCGCATGGCGGAGGAGGGAGTCGGGTGCCTCGTGGGGCTGCTCGGGTCGCACCCGCGCGCGATCGTCACCGATCGCGACCTCGCGCTACGCGTGCTGCGCGACGGACTCGACCCCGACACGACGCGGGTGGTCGATGCGTTCGGCACCGACCCCCTGGTGATGCACGAGACGTCGTCGCTCCGCGCCGCCGCGGCCCTGATGCGGCGCCGGTCCGTACGGCGGATCCCGATCGTGAACGCGGACGAGGAGCTGGTCGGCATCCTGAGCTCCGACGACATCCTGCGTCTGGTGGCGAGCGAGCTCGCGGGGGTCGCCGCGGCGGCCGCGGCCCAGGCCCCCGTGGAGCGGTCCCCCGGAAGACCCGGTCCGGCGCCGGAAGGGAAGTGA
- a CDS encoding CBS domain-containing protein, translating to MRRHWLSVAPGASIAETLQMMRVARLRQLPVVADGVLRGVLSFAVLVEAALAGRCTRVEEVMSPDTETGGTTMSVDEAAARIARSRTGCLPIVEPGPDGPRLVGLLTESDLLRRAYDPIRPSGPV from the coding sequence ATGCGGCGGCATTGGCTCTCCGTCGCACCGGGTGCCTCGATCGCGGAGACGCTCCAGATGATGCGGGTGGCGCGCCTGCGCCAGCTCCCGGTGGTGGCCGACGGGGTCCTGCGCGGCGTGCTCTCGTTCGCGGTCCTCGTCGAGGCCGCCCTTGCCGGCCGCTGCACGCGCGTCGAAGAGGTGATGTCGCCGGACACCGAGACGGGCGGGACCACGATGAGCGTCGACGAGGCGGCGGCGCGGATCGCCCGCTCGCGCACGGGCTGCCTGCCGATCGTCGAGCCCGGCCCGGACGGCCCGCGGCTGGTCGGCCTGCTCACCGAGAGCGACCTCCTGCGCCGCGCCTACGATCCGATCCGCCCCTCCGGCCCGGTTTGA
- a CDS encoding CBS domain-containing protein codes for MRTRDYYRTEVATAPLDASAAELAGLMGDFAVGSVVIVDEADHPVGIVTDRDLACRVVARAGAEKQCAAELMSRPLVTVSADDPIEVVVERMRTARVRRIVVLRDGRLSGLVTLDDLVVELGRELDDLGEAARRAVESGRRRGQRERRRVEMEETLTELRSSVERAGRDVADFLTREFESLRERVWRSPDAASREAPGAEAPPRERPEGGSQEGAPRAPRAGG; via the coding sequence ATGCGCACGCGTGACTACTACCGCACCGAGGTCGCGACCGCGCCGCTCGACGCGAGCGCCGCCGAGCTTGCGGGGCTGATGGGCGACTTCGCGGTCGGCAGCGTGGTGATCGTCGACGAGGCGGACCATCCGGTGGGCATCGTCACCGATCGCGATCTCGCCTGCCGCGTGGTCGCCCGCGCTGGCGCCGAGAAGCAGTGCGCCGCGGAGCTGATGAGCCGCCCGCTCGTCACGGTGAGCGCCGACGACCCGATCGAAGTCGTGGTGGAGCGCATGCGCACGGCCCGCGTGCGCCGCATCGTGGTGCTGCGCGACGGCCGCCTCTCGGGCCTGGTCACCCTCGACGACCTCGTGGTCGAGCTCGGCCGGGAGCTCGACGACCTCGGCGAGGCGGCGCGGCGCGCCGTCGAGAGCGGACGCCGGCGCGGGCAGCGCGAGCGCCGGCGCGTGGAGATGGAGGAGACGCTCACCGAGCTGCGCTCCTCGGTGGAGCGTGCGGGCCGCGACGTGGCCGACTTCCTGACCCGCGAGTTCGAGTCGCTGCGCGAGCGGGTCTGGCGGTCGCCGGACGCAGCGTCTCGCGAGGCTCCCGGGGCGGAGGCGCCGCCCCGGGAACGGCCGGAGGGCGGATCCCAGGAAGGGGCGCCGAGGGCGCCCCGAGCGGGGGGATGA
- a CDS encoding Crp/Fnr family transcriptional regulator, whose product MMRTIEWLSRMEDDELAELERGASLRRFARGELIFAPTRQPQSVYLLQAGLARIYRLSEGGGETSFGYVAPGEVFGELPAFGEYPRESFAEAVRASAVWKIPRENFQQVLAARSALAFQVSLQIGDRLKKIESRVEDLVFRNVRTRVARMLGELAADFGQTENGHRVIDIPITQSELATLVGATRQTVNQTLRELSAEGLIGRDNRRIVLLRPERLRELVHQTAPG is encoded by the coding sequence ATGATGCGCACCATCGAGTGGCTGTCGCGGATGGAAGACGACGAGCTGGCGGAGCTCGAGCGGGGTGCCAGTCTGCGCCGCTTCGCGCGCGGCGAGCTGATCTTCGCGCCCACCCGGCAGCCCCAGTCGGTGTACCTGCTGCAGGCTGGCCTCGCCCGGATCTATCGTCTCTCGGAGGGAGGCGGTGAGACCAGCTTCGGCTACGTGGCGCCGGGTGAGGTCTTCGGGGAGCTGCCGGCCTTCGGCGAGTATCCGCGCGAGAGCTTCGCCGAGGCGGTGCGCGCGTCGGCGGTCTGGAAGATCCCGCGCGAGAACTTCCAGCAGGTGCTCGCGGCTCGCTCCGCGCTCGCCTTCCAGGTGAGCCTCCAGATCGGCGATCGGCTCAAGAAGATCGAGAGCCGGGTCGAGGACCTGGTCTTCCGCAACGTGCGCACGCGCGTCGCGCGCATGCTCGGGGAGCTCGCGGCCGACTTCGGGCAGACCGAGAACGGTCACCGCGTGATCGACATCCCGATCACCCAGAGCGAGCTCGCGACGCTGGTGGGAGCCACCCGCCAGACCGTGAACCAGACCCTGCGCGAGCTCTCCGCCGAGGGGCTCATCGGGCGCGACAACCGCCGCATCGTGCTCCTGCGGCCCGAACGCCTGCGCGAGCTGGTACACCAGACCGCTCCGGGCTGA
- a CDS encoding protoglobin domain-containing protein, producing MKEGLDDRLDYLGLTEDDRQLLARIGPLLERHADRFVAAFYRHLLSFDETRRLLADPAVTERLLGKQREYLLSLATPGLDATYLEERIRIGAVHAQVGLGPRYYLGAYALYFSLLAPVIASDCEGDTELVQRTLSALVKVLLLDAELAMESYVERHGEGLTHLNRELAAVSRSLSREVEVQEQELRQTQKRARAAEDLASVATLVAGLAHEIGTPMGVIRGHAEALGGAVQGERAQWRLRTILEQIDRISSIIRALLDVARPRERVLVPIELPQVLDNALAFLSERMRRHGIEIERRYDRVPVIHGDPDKLQQLFLNLFLNAADAMPDGGHLIVSVAASDGQAVGIRIADDGVGIPAADLENLFTPFFTTKPAGRGSGLGLVVAQGIVADHGGRIEVLSAPGRGTEFVIELPLRAQTGPEGRIGS from the coding sequence GTGAAGGAAGGGCTCGACGACCGGCTCGACTACCTGGGGCTGACCGAGGACGATCGGCAGCTGCTCGCCCGCATCGGGCCGCTGCTCGAGCGCCACGCCGACCGCTTCGTCGCCGCCTTCTACCGCCACCTGCTCTCCTTCGACGAGACCCGGCGCCTGCTCGCCGACCCCGCGGTGACGGAACGCCTGCTGGGCAAGCAACGCGAGTACCTCCTGAGCCTCGCGACCCCCGGGCTCGACGCGACCTACCTCGAGGAACGGATCCGGATCGGTGCCGTGCACGCCCAGGTCGGACTCGGCCCGCGCTACTACCTCGGTGCCTACGCGCTCTACTTCTCGCTGCTGGCGCCGGTGATCGCCTCCGATTGCGAGGGCGACACGGAGCTCGTCCAGCGCACCTTGAGTGCCCTCGTCAAGGTGCTGTTGCTCGACGCCGAGCTCGCGATGGAGTCCTACGTGGAGCGCCACGGGGAAGGGCTCACCCACCTGAACCGGGAGCTCGCCGCCGTGAGCCGCTCGCTCTCGCGCGAGGTCGAGGTCCAGGAGCAGGAGCTCCGGCAGACCCAGAAGCGCGCACGCGCCGCCGAGGACCTGGCGTCGGTCGCGACGCTCGTGGCGGGGCTCGCCCACGAGATCGGTACGCCGATGGGGGTGATCCGTGGCCATGCGGAGGCGCTCGGCGGCGCGGTCCAGGGCGAACGGGCGCAATGGCGGCTGCGCACGATCCTGGAGCAGATCGACCGCATCTCGAGCATCATCCGCGCGCTGCTCGACGTCGCGCGGCCACGCGAGCGCGTCCTGGTGCCGATCGAGCTCCCACAGGTGCTGGACAACGCGCTCGCCTTCCTGTCCGAGCGGATGCGGCGCCACGGGATCGAGATCGAGCGCCGCTACGACCGGGTGCCGGTGATCCACGGGGATCCCGACAAGCTCCAGCAGCTGTTCCTGAACCTGTTCCTGAACGCGGCCGACGCGATGCCCGACGGTGGACACCTTATCGTGTCGGTCGCGGCCTCGGATGGCCAGGCGGTCGGGATCCGGATCGCCGACGACGGCGTCGGCATCCCCGCCGCCGACCTCGAGAACCTGTTCACGCCCTTCTTCACGACCAAGCCGGCAGGCCGCGGCAGCGGACTCGGGCTGGTGGTCGCCCAGGGCATCGTCGCCGATCACGGCGGGCGCATCGAGGTGCTCAGCGCCCCCGGCCGCGGCACCGAGTTCGTGATCGAGCTGCCGCTGCGCGCTCAAACCGGGCCGGAGGGGCGGATCGGATCGTAG
- a CDS encoding CBS domain-containing protein, translated as MPLYDRPVSTIMRREFASLHPDDRLDLAEQMMKVGRVRHLPVLGPDGHVVGIVSSRDLLEASLSSVLDLDPASRRGFLRSVAVADVMRPEVETVAESTSLLGAASRMIRHRIGCLPIVGPDGVMTGLVTETDLLIAAYLPEPAPR; from the coding sequence ATGCCCCTCTACGACCGTCCCGTCTCGACCATCATGCGCCGCGAGTTTGCGAGTCTGCACCCGGACGACCGCCTGGACCTCGCGGAGCAGATGATGAAGGTCGGGCGCGTGCGCCACCTGCCGGTGCTGGGCCCGGACGGCCACGTGGTCGGCATCGTCTCGAGCCGCGACCTGCTCGAAGCCTCGCTCAGCAGCGTGCTCGATCTCGATCCCGCTTCGCGGCGCGGGTTCCTCCGCTCGGTGGCGGTCGCCGATGTGATGCGGCCGGAGGTCGAGACGGTCGCGGAGAGCACGTCGCTGCTCGGCGCGGCGAGCCGGATGATCCGCCACAGGATCGGCTGCCTGCCGATCGTGGGCCCCGACGGTGTCATGACCGGACTCGTCACCGAGACCGATCTGCTGATCGCGGCCTATCTCCCGGAGCCCGCTCCGCGCTAG
- a CDS encoding CBS domain-containing protein, with amino-acid sequence MKVRDVMSTEVATVLRNDQLVIADDLMRLGRIRHTPVLDEATGEVVGVLSQRDLFRGALARALGYGAHAQQKVMGMLLVKEVMTNDPVTVEPDTALVEAARIMLERKLGCLPVVAKGRLVGILTEGDFVRLALDR; translated from the coding sequence ATGAAGGTCCGTGACGTGATGAGCACCGAGGTGGCGACCGTCCTGCGCAACGACCAGCTCGTGATCGCGGACGACCTGATGCGGCTCGGGCGCATCCGCCATACGCCGGTGCTCGACGAGGCGACGGGGGAGGTGGTCGGCGTGCTCTCGCAGCGCGACCTGTTCCGGGGCGCGCTGGCGCGTGCGCTCGGCTACGGCGCGCACGCGCAGCAGAAGGTGATGGGCATGTTGCTCGTCAAGGAGGTGATGACCAACGATCCGGTGACGGTCGAGCCCGACACCGCGTTGGTCGAGGCGGCACGCATCATGCTGGAGCGCAAGCTCGGCTGCCTGCCGGTGGTCGCGAAGGGCAGGCTCGTGGGCATCCTGACCGAGGGCGACTTCGTGCGCCTCGCGCTCGATCGCTGA